The proteins below are encoded in one region of Flavobacterium nackdongense:
- a CDS encoding CTP synthase has product MNQTKYIFVTGGVTSSLGKGIIAASLAKLLQGRGYRTTIQKFDPYINVDPGTLNPYEHGECYVTDDGAETDLDLGHYERFLNVPTSQANNVTTGRIYLSVIEKERRGEFLGKTVQVVPHITNEIKDRMQLLGKTGDFDIVITEIGGTVGDIESLPYIESVRQLVWDLGENNAIVIHLTLVPFLAAAGELKTKPTQHSVKTLMESGIKADILVCRTEHEISDDIRTKLALFCNVKREAVIQSIDASTIYEVPNLMLEEGLDVVALKKLDLPKKAAPDLKHWNTFLKRLKNPKHTVNIGLIGKYVELQDSYKSILEAFIHAGASNETKVNVVSIHSEFLDASDVAEKLAGLDGILVSPGFGGRGIEGKIEAVRYARENKIPFLGICLGMQMAIIEYARTILGYADANSTEMNPETSHPVVDLMEEQKNITDKGGTMRLGAWKCDLKPDTLASKIYGSATISERHRHRYEYNNNYVEILEKAGLKASGVNPETGLVEIVELENHPFFIGVQYHPEYKSTVENPHPLFVNFVAAVVKAKKK; this is encoded by the coding sequence ATGAATCAAACGAAATATATTTTTGTTACAGGCGGAGTTACGTCTTCTTTAGGGAAGGGGATAATTGCGGCTTCATTGGCAAAACTATTACAGGGAAGAGGCTATCGAACGACAATCCAAAAATTTGACCCTTACATCAATGTCGATCCGGGAACTTTGAACCCTTATGAGCACGGAGAATGTTATGTAACCGATGATGGTGCTGAAACCGATTTAGATTTAGGACATTACGAGCGCTTTTTGAATGTGCCCACATCTCAAGCAAATAACGTGACCACAGGAAGAATTTACCTATCGGTTATCGAAAAAGAACGAAGAGGTGAGTTTTTGGGGAAAACGGTTCAAGTGGTTCCTCATATTACCAACGAAATCAAAGACAGAATGCAATTGCTTGGTAAAACAGGTGATTTTGATATAGTAATTACGGAAATTGGTGGAACGGTTGGGGATATCGAATCTTTGCCTTATATCGAGTCGGTTCGTCAATTGGTTTGGGATTTGGGCGAAAACAACGCTATCGTCATTCATTTGACTTTGGTTCCTTTTTTGGCAGCAGCCGGAGAATTAAAAACAAAACCTACGCAACACTCTGTTAAAACATTGATGGAAAGCGGCATCAAAGCCGATATTTTAGTGTGTAGAACGGAACACGAAATATCGGATGATATTCGAACTAAATTGGCGCTGTTTTGCAATGTAAAAAGAGAAGCCGTAATCCAATCGATCGATGCTTCTACAATATATGAAGTGCCAAATTTGATGCTCGAAGAAGGTCTTGATGTGGTAGCCTTGAAAAAATTGGATTTACCTAAAAAAGCGGCTCCCGATTTGAAACATTGGAACACCTTTTTGAAAAGATTAAAAAACCCAAAACATACCGTTAATATCGGATTAATTGGAAAATATGTAGAATTGCAAGATTCTTATAAATCTATTTTAGAAGCTTTTATTCACGCTGGAGCTTCTAATGAAACTAAAGTAAACGTGGTGTCGATTCACTCTGAATTTTTGGATGCCTCGGACGTAGCAGAGAAATTAGCTGGTTTAGATGGTATTCTTGTATCACCAGGTTTTGGAGGTCGTGGAATCGAAGGGAAAATAGAAGCTGTTCGTTATGCACGTGAAAATAAAATTCCGTTTTTAGGAATCTGTTTGGGAATGCAGATGGCGATTATTGAATACGCCAGAACAATTTTAGGATATGCCGATGCCAATTCTACAGAGATGAATCCAGAAACATCACATCCGGTTGTCGATTTAATGGAAGAACAAAAAAACATTACCGATAAAGGAGGGACAATGCGTCTTGGCGCTTGGAAATGTGATTTGAAACCAGATACTTTGGCATCTAAAATATACGGTTCGGCAACAATTTCTGAACGCCATCGTCATCGTTATGAATACAATAATAATTATGTTGAAATTTTAGAAAAAGCGGGGTTAAAAGCTTCGGGAGTTAATCCGGAAACCGGTTTGGTCGAAATTGTAGAATTAGAAAACCATCCTTTTTTCATTGGTGTGCAATACCATCCTGAATACAAAAGTACGGTCGAAAACCCACATCCTCTTTTCGTGAATTTTGTGGCAGCAGTAGTGAAAGCAAAGAAAAAATAA
- the yidC gene encoding membrane protein insertase YidC translates to MEEKKLDLNSIIGFILIFGILIWIMYQNKPSEAQIAAEKAKKELVAQKDAQTKAAALSPNAAPIAAIVGDSAQLALAQKTLGGFAYSATLASAKEGFTTIENEKVILKIANKGGFIVEATLKNLEKFQKGSGKLVELIKNNNANLNIQLQTTDNRTLNTKDLYFEPSLTKIGADQILSMKLKAGANEFLEYKYILKPNDYMIGFDLRSQGLNKVLNTAKPLDLEWSMKTYRNEKSISYEDRYTDIRYEYEEGKNNSTGLGKDTEDNPIKVSYIAFKQHFFSTILLTDKPFETSKLHSTKLVVDETIDTVFTKQLKANVPLAFSNGELNYKMNWYIGPSDYKTLKGYDKNLEKIIPLGWGIFGWINMFIFIPLFGFLSTTLGLSLGIAIIIFTILIKVAMSPITFKSFLSQAKMKVLRPEITELGEKFKKDPMKKQQETMKLYNKAGVNPMAGCIPALIQLPFMYASFQFFPSAYELRQKSFLWADDLSSFDAVVQLPFHIPLYGNHISLFPILASIAIFFYMKMTSGDQQMAAPQQEGMPDMAKMMKYMIYISPVMMLIFFNSYGAGLSLYNFISNLITIGIMIVIKRYFIDSDKIHAQIQENKLKEPKKQGKFQRKLQEVMEQAEAEKARKAKK, encoded by the coding sequence ATGGAAGAAAAAAAATTAGACCTCAATTCAATCATTGGATTTATATTGATATTTGGAATCTTGATTTGGATAATGTATCAAAACAAGCCTTCGGAAGCTCAAATCGCAGCTGAAAAAGCTAAAAAAGAGTTAGTTGCCCAAAAAGATGCTCAAACCAAAGCAGCAGCGCTTAGCCCTAATGCAGCACCCATAGCCGCAATAGTGGGTGATTCAGCCCAATTGGCTCTAGCTCAAAAAACTTTGGGAGGTTTTGCTTATTCTGCAACCCTTGCGTCAGCGAAAGAGGGTTTCACCACTATCGAAAACGAAAAAGTTATTCTGAAAATCGCCAATAAAGGTGGTTTTATCGTTGAGGCTACTTTGAAAAATTTAGAGAAATTCCAAAAAGGTTCAGGGAAATTGGTAGAATTGATTAAGAACAATAACGCCAATTTGAACATTCAATTGCAAACGACAGATAATCGTACTTTAAACACCAAAGACCTTTATTTCGAGCCAAGTTTGACTAAAATTGGAGCTGACCAAATTCTTTCGATGAAATTGAAGGCGGGTGCCAATGAATTTCTAGAATACAAATACATATTGAAACCAAACGATTATATGATTGGTTTTGATTTGCGTTCTCAAGGACTGAATAAAGTGTTGAATACTGCCAAACCATTGGATTTAGAATGGAGTATGAAAACCTATCGTAATGAGAAAAGTATTTCGTACGAGGATCGATATACTGACATCCGTTATGAGTATGAAGAGGGGAAAAACAACAGTACTGGACTCGGTAAAGATACCGAAGATAACCCAATTAAAGTGTCTTATATTGCCTTCAAACAGCACTTTTTCTCTACCATTTTATTGACCGACAAACCTTTCGAAACATCAAAACTGCATTCAACTAAACTAGTTGTAGACGAAACGATCGATACTGTATTTACAAAACAATTGAAAGCAAATGTTCCTTTGGCGTTCAGCAATGGCGAATTAAACTATAAAATGAATTGGTACATTGGTCCATCCGATTATAAGACTTTAAAGGGGTATGACAAAAATCTAGAAAAAATTATTCCGCTCGGCTGGGGAATTTTTGGTTGGATTAATATGTTTATTTTCATACCATTGTTTGGATTTTTAAGTACAACTTTAGGACTTTCGTTGGGAATTGCAATTATCATATTTACCATTTTGATTAAAGTGGCAATGTCTCCCATTACCTTTAAATCGTTCTTATCGCAAGCAAAAATGAAGGTATTGCGTCCTGAAATTACCGAATTGGGAGAAAAATTCAAGAAAGATCCAATGAAGAAGCAACAGGAAACAATGAAATTGTACAACAAGGCTGGAGTAAATCCGATGGCGGGTTGTATTCCGGCATTGATTCAACTTCCCTTTATGTATGCGTCGTTTCAGTTTTTCCCTTCGGCATATGAATTGAGACAAAAAAGTTTCCTTTGGGCCGACGATTTGTCCTCATTCGATGCAGTGGTGCAACTTCCGTTCCATATTCCATTATACGGAAATCATATAAGCTTGTTTCCGATATTAGCATCTATTGCTATTTTCTTTTATATGAAAATGACTTCGGGTGATCAGCAAATGGCGGCGCCACAACAAGAGGGTATGCCTGATATGGCCAAAATGATGAAGTATATGATTTATATTTCGCCCGTTATGATGTTGATATTCTTCAATAGTTATGGAGCAGGATTGAGTTTGTATAACTTTATTTCGAATTTGATTACCATTGGAATTATGATTGTTATCAAACGTTATTTCATCGATAGCGATAAAATTCACGCGCAAATTCAAGAAAATAAATTGAAAGAACCTAAAAAACAAGGCAAGTTCCAACGCAAATTGCAAGAAGTGATGGAACAAGCCGAAGCTGAAAAAGCAAGAAAGGCTAAGAAATAG
- the nifJ gene encoding pyruvate:ferredoxin (flavodoxin) oxidoreductase: MNNKTFKKVICDGNEAVALIAHKTNEVCAIYPITPSSPMGEHAELYSSKGKKNIWNNIPRIVEMQSEAGAAGTVHGSLQAGALTTTFTASQGLLLMIPNMYKIAGELLPCVIHVAARTVATHALSIFGDHSDVMACRQTGFSMLFGGSVQEAHDFALISQVATLKTRVPFMNIFDGFRTSHEISKIDSIPDEIIKAMMPEDKVMAHRQRSLDPDRPVLRGTTQNPDVFFQAREAANGFFDAVPAAVQEVMNEFYEHTGRKYNLFDYMGHPEAERVIIIMGSAEGPVKEALEMMLEEGEKVGVIFVRLFRPFAIDAFVDALPKTVQKIAVMDRTKEPGSIGDPLYLDIVTALVESGREMPIVVGGRYGLSSKEFTPAMVKGIYDELLNKKPKNHFTIGINDDVTFHSLYYDTNFDYKGKSISCMFYGLGSDGTVGANKNSIKIIGETTDNYVQGYFVYDSKKAGAQTISHLRFGPDPINSNYLVDKADFIASHKFNFIEKFNMIADLKHGGTFLLNSPYSKEEIWGRLPIQIQQGIIDKEAKFYVIDATKVAFEASLGKRANTILQTCFFAISGILPKEEAIKKIKDAIVKSYSHKGEKVVNMNFNAVDKALENLHQVDYPKVATSERHLASAMKNAPDGFVTEVLEKILAGFGDDLPVSAFSIDGTFPTGTSQFEKSGIADFIPVWDDENLCTQCNKCVAICPHAAIRSKVVTNDELAKFPGTLKSVPAIGRPFAKENESYILQVSPEDCTGCDLCVVVCPAVSKEKENFKSINMRKKIEHDVVENVNWDHFVSLPYYDRTSLQITNVKGSQFLEPLFEFSGACSGCGETPYIKMITQLYGDSIMIANATGCSSIYGGNLPTTPYKTNEFGRGPAWANSLFEDNAEFGLGLKLGLSKKQEIAVDLLKSLESVVGSELVNAILDNPEDTEALKNEKFAQIDALNKILAKVIDNADAKKLSQLTEYLRKKAVWIFGGDGWAYDIGYGGVDHVLSTGEDINILVMDTEVYSNTGGQASKSTPLGASAKFTIGGKKTGKKSLALQAISYGNVYVAQIAMGAKDLQSLRAIEEAAAYPGPSLIIAYSHCGEHGYELKHAIDQQEKAVDSGYWPLFRFNPMEAKGKKFKLDSKAPSIPLSDFMYNEARFTRVVKENATLAAELLTQAQEEVDTKWERLELYRDL, encoded by the coding sequence ATGAACAATAAAACATTTAAAAAAGTAATTTGTGACGGGAATGAGGCAGTAGCACTTATTGCTCACAAAACGAACGAGGTCTGTGCGATTTACCCAATTACGCCATCCTCTCCAATGGGTGAACACGCCGAGCTTTACAGTTCAAAGGGTAAAAAAAATATTTGGAACAATATTCCTCGAATTGTAGAAATGCAAAGCGAAGCAGGTGCTGCAGGAACTGTTCACGGCTCTTTACAGGCGGGTGCGCTAACTACAACGTTTACGGCCTCGCAAGGGTTGTTGTTGATGATACCTAATATGTATAAAATTGCTGGTGAATTATTGCCTTGCGTAATTCACGTTGCCGCCAGAACAGTGGCTACTCACGCACTGTCTATCTTCGGAGATCACTCTGACGTGATGGCTTGCAGACAAACAGGATTTTCGATGTTATTTGGTGGTTCAGTGCAAGAAGCACACGATTTTGCCCTGATTTCTCAAGTGGCAACATTGAAAACCAGAGTGCCATTTATGAATATTTTTGATGGTTTTAGAACCTCGCACGAAATTTCAAAAATTGACAGCATTCCAGACGAAATCATCAAAGCGATGATGCCAGAAGATAAAGTTATGGCACACAGACAACGATCCTTAGACCCTGATCGTCCAGTTTTAAGAGGTACAACTCAAAATCCCGATGTATTCTTCCAAGCCAGAGAAGCTGCAAACGGATTCTTTGATGCTGTTCCGGCTGCTGTTCAAGAAGTAATGAACGAATTCTACGAGCATACGGGACGTAAATACAATTTATTCGACTATATGGGGCATCCTGAAGCCGAGAGAGTAATTATCATTATGGGTTCTGCCGAAGGTCCTGTAAAAGAAGCTCTTGAAATGATGCTTGAGGAAGGTGAAAAAGTAGGGGTAATTTTTGTTCGCTTATTTAGACCGTTCGCCATCGATGCCTTTGTTGATGCTTTACCCAAAACAGTTCAGAAAATTGCTGTTATGGACAGAACCAAAGAACCAGGAAGCATTGGAGATCCACTTTATTTAGACATTGTGACTGCACTTGTTGAAAGCGGAAGAGAAATGCCTATCGTGGTTGGAGGTCGTTACGGATTGTCATCCAAAGAATTTACTCCTGCGATGGTCAAAGGAATTTATGATGAATTATTAAATAAAAAACCTAAAAATCACTTTACCATCGGTATCAATGATGACGTGACTTTCCACAGTTTGTATTATGATACCAATTTTGATTACAAAGGAAAATCAATTAGCTGTATGTTCTATGGTTTAGGTTCTGATGGAACTGTTGGAGCCAACAAAAATTCCATCAAAATCATTGGAGAAACTACCGATAATTACGTCCAAGGCTATTTCGTTTATGACTCTAAAAAAGCCGGAGCTCAAACTATTTCTCACTTGCGTTTTGGTCCAGATCCAATCAATTCTAACTATTTAGTAGACAAGGCCGATTTTATTGCCAGTCATAAATTTAACTTTATTGAAAAATTCAATATGATTGCCGACCTGAAACACGGTGGAACGTTCTTATTGAATTCTCCTTATTCTAAAGAAGAAATTTGGGGAAGATTACCCATCCAAATTCAACAAGGAATCATTGATAAAGAAGCTAAATTTTATGTGATTGACGCCACCAAAGTAGCATTTGAAGCCAGCCTTGGAAAAAGAGCGAATACGATTTTGCAAACTTGTTTCTTCGCCATTTCTGGTATTTTGCCTAAAGAAGAGGCGATTAAAAAAATTAAAGATGCCATCGTTAAATCCTACTCTCATAAAGGAGAGAAAGTGGTGAATATGAACTTCAACGCCGTGGATAAAGCTTTAGAAAATCTGCACCAAGTGGATTATCCAAAAGTAGCTACCAGCGAAAGACATTTGGCATCGGCAATGAAAAACGCTCCGGATGGATTTGTTACTGAAGTATTAGAAAAAATATTAGCCGGTTTCGGAGACGATTTACCAGTGAGTGCTTTCTCGATAGACGGAACTTTCCCGACAGGAACTTCGCAATTCGAAAAAAGCGGTATTGCTGACTTTATTCCAGTTTGGGACGACGAAAACTTATGTACACAATGTAATAAATGTGTGGCTATTTGCCCTCACGCTGCCATTCGTTCTAAAGTAGTTACTAATGATGAATTGGCAAAATTCCCGGGCACACTAAAAAGCGTTCCTGCGATAGGAAGACCCTTTGCCAAAGAAAATGAGTCTTATATTTTGCAAGTTTCTCCAGAAGATTGTACAGGTTGTGATCTTTGCGTAGTGGTTTGTCCTGCTGTAAGCAAAGAGAAAGAAAACTTCAAGTCGATCAATATGAGGAAAAAAATTGAACACGATGTTGTTGAAAATGTAAATTGGGATCATTTTGTAAGTTTACCATACTACGACCGAACTTCGTTGCAAATTACGAATGTAAAAGGCTCTCAATTTTTGGAACCATTATTCGAATTCTCAGGTGCTTGTTCCGGTTGTGGTGAAACGCCTTATATTAAGATGATTACACAATTGTACGGCGATAGTATTATGATTGCCAATGCAACAGGTTGTTCTTCTATTTACGGTGGAAACTTACCAACTACACCTTATAAAACCAATGAATTTGGAAGAGGTCCAGCTTGGGCAAACTCACTTTTCGAAGACAATGCCGAGTTTGGATTAGGTTTAAAATTAGGATTATCCAAAAAACAAGAAATTGCGGTTGATTTATTAAAATCATTGGAATCAGTTGTGGGTAGTGAATTGGTAAACGCCATTCTAGACAATCCTGAAGATACCGAAGCCTTGAAAAACGAAAAATTTGCTCAAATTGATGCACTTAATAAAATATTGGCCAAAGTAATTGATAACGCAGATGCCAAAAAATTAAGCCAATTGACGGAGTATCTTCGTAAAAAAGCAGTTTGGATCTTTGGTGGAGACGGTTGGGCTTATGACATCGGATACGGTGGAGTGGATCACGTTTTATCTACAGGAGAAGACATTAATATTTTAGTAATGGACACTGAGGTGTATTCGAACACTGGTGGACAAGCCTCTAAATCGACTCCTCTTGGAGCGAGTGCTAAGTTTACTATTGGTGGTAAAAAAACAGGTAAAAAATCCCTAGCACTTCAAGCTATTTCTTATGGAAATGTGTATGTAGCTCAAATTGCAATGGGAGCCAAAGATTTACAATCACTTAGAGCGATTGAAGAAGCGGCTGCTTATCCTGGACCATCATTGATTATTGCTTATTCTCACTGTGGTGAACACGGGTACGAATTGAAACACGCTATTGACCAACAAGAAAAAGCGGTTGATTCAGGGTATTGGCCATTGTTTAGATTCAATCCTATGGAAGCAAAAGGCAAGAAATTCAAATTAGATTCTAAAGCGCCATCCATCCCTTTGAGCGACTTTATGTACAACGAAGCACGTTTTACTAGAGTGGTAAAAGAGAATGCTACTTTAGCAGCTGAATTATTGACTCAAGCTCAAGAAGAAGTAGATACTAAATGGGAAAGATTGGAATTGTATAGAGATTTGTAA
- a CDS encoding sugar O-acetyltransferase: MKTEKEKMIDGEFYLAGDAVLVKDRRKAKNLLHRLNVIEYRVTKKAREIIQELIPNAGANLYIEPPFFCDYGYNIFCGDNVYFNVNCVVLDGAKVTIGSNVFFAPNVQIYTANHPLDAELRKTLENAFPITIGDDCWIGGNTVICPGISIGKGCVIGAGSVVTKDIPDNSLAVGNPAKVIRKLNP; the protein is encoded by the coding sequence ATGAAAACCGAAAAAGAGAAAATGATTGACGGTGAATTTTATCTCGCCGGAGATGCAGTTCTTGTTAAAGACAGACGCAAAGCAAAAAACCTACTGCATCGATTAAACGTAATCGAGTATAGAGTCACCAAAAAAGCGCGAGAAATAATTCAGGAATTGATTCCAAACGCCGGTGCGAATTTGTATATCGAACCACCATTTTTCTGTGATTATGGGTATAATATTTTTTGTGGCGACAATGTCTATTTCAATGTCAACTGCGTTGTGCTCGATGGGGCGAAGGTAACGATTGGTTCGAATGTGTTTTTTGCTCCCAATGTTCAAATATACACTGCCAATCATCCATTGGACGCCGAATTAAGAAAAACGCTCGAAAATGCATTCCCCATAACCATCGGCGACGATTGCTGGATTGGAGGAAATACAGTTATTTGCCCCGGAATCAGCATAGGAAAAGGGTGCGTGATTGGCGCTGGTTCTGTGGTTACCAAAGATATTCCCGATAATTCTTTGGCGGTGGGCAATCCGGCTAAAGTGATTCGGAAATTGAATCCGTAA
- a CDS encoding outer membrane beta-barrel protein yields MKIHKIFFIITILVTLSAHSQITKGNWMVGGSGSFTNYKSTYPDNNAKSTQAGYALDLAPNVGYFVVDNFSIGSIVGFSFNNPSGSENNSLSFGLAPFVRYYFRKSDKIINPFFQASYSFNISRNQIQEGNRKSSDYRLKGGTAFFLNSSVALEISIEYNSAINNYNNFQYDNFTTGVGLQIHLEKG; encoded by the coding sequence ATGAAAATACATAAAATATTTTTTATTATAACAATTTTAGTTACTCTTTCGGCTCATTCTCAAATTACAAAAGGGAATTGGATGGTCGGAGGAAGTGGTAGCTTCACAAACTACAAAAGCACATATCCAGACAATAACGCTAAATCAACTCAAGCTGGTTATGCCCTAGATTTAGCACCAAATGTAGGTTATTTTGTGGTGGATAATTTTTCAATAGGAAGTATTGTCGGTTTTTCTTTCAATAACCCCTCAGGTTCTGAGAATAATAGTTTGAGTTTCGGATTAGCACCTTTTGTTAGGTACTATTTTAGAAAGTCTGATAAAATTATTAACCCTTTTTTTCAAGCAAGTTACAGTTTTAATATAAGTAGGAATCAAATACAAGAAGGTAATAGAAAATCGTCTGACTATAGACTCAAAGGAGGTACGGCCTTTTTTTTAAACAGTAGTGTTGCGCTTGAAATTTCAATTGAATATAATTCGGCGATAAACAATTATAATAATTTTCAATATGATAACTTCACAACTGGAGTCGGATTACAAATACATTTAGAAAAAGGATAA
- a CDS encoding nucleoid-associated protein, whose protein sequence is MINLFNTHIDTLSIHRVGNKSRNEAIFLSEEPFRLNDEIVPLIKEYFFKPFREKEENYFQFAHEVDLEYNDMFKFATQIFENPSSLHEVSKQITTHLFEQSNHPHIKNGEVYITHLTNINIDNNVVDAIGIFKSELQSDFLQFEEKESNLEMILQHGINLSKLDKGCLIFNYKKEEGYKILTVDNNRYDARYWLEHFLSVDAFEDENFITKKYLKFCQGFAKDVVFPAEDKKEEVMFMNRSVNYFAKNDQFEESNFLNEVLDNPDLIPEFKNYKVDKGEKYSIEDVTTFPIANAAVSDARKSIKNVINLDTQIQIKMDFINPESAEKFVEKGWDEEKQMYYYLVYFNKEVKS, encoded by the coding sequence ATGATTAATCTATTCAACACGCATATCGACACCTTATCCATTCATAGAGTGGGAAATAAAAGCCGCAACGAAGCTATTTTTTTATCTGAAGAACCATTTAGGCTGAATGATGAAATTGTACCTTTAATCAAGGAATATTTCTTCAAACCCTTTCGAGAAAAAGAAGAAAACTATTTTCAGTTTGCGCACGAAGTCGATTTGGAATACAACGATATGTTCAAATTTGCCACCCAAATATTCGAGAATCCAAGCAGTTTGCACGAAGTTTCTAAGCAAATAACCACTCATTTATTCGAGCAATCGAACCACCCACACATCAAAAATGGGGAAGTTTATATAACACATTTGACCAATATCAACATCGACAATAATGTGGTCGATGCTATTGGCATTTTTAAAAGTGAATTGCAATCGGATTTCCTTCAATTTGAAGAAAAAGAATCCAACCTAGAAATGATTTTGCAACACGGTATCAACCTCAGCAAACTCGACAAAGGATGTCTTATTTTCAATTATAAAAAAGAAGAAGGCTACAAAATCTTAACTGTTGACAACAACCGTTATGATGCGCGGTATTGGTTGGAACATTTCCTTTCGGTAGATGCATTTGAAGACGAGAATTTTATCACCAAAAAATACTTGAAATTCTGTCAAGGATTTGCGAAAGACGTTGTTTTTCCTGCCGAAGACAAAAAAGAAGAAGTGATGTTTATGAACCGTTCTGTGAATTATTTTGCCAAAAACGATCAATTTGAAGAAAGCAATTTCTTGAATGAAGTGCTAGACAATCCCGATTTGATTCCAGAATTCAAAAACTATAAAGTGGACAAAGGCGAAAAATACAGCATTGAAGATGTCACCACTTTTCCCATTGCCAATGCAGCAGTTTCAGATGCTCGTAAGTCGATAAAAAACGTGATCAACTTAGATACACAAATTCAAATCAAAATGGATTTCATCAATCCAGAAAGTGCCGAGAAATTTGTAGAAAAAGGTTGGGACGAAGAAAAACAAATGTATTACTACTTGGTTTATTTCAACAAAGAAGTTAAGAGTTAG
- a CDS encoding IS1096 element passenger TnpR family protein, whose protein sequence is MVYKFRVILDTEEDIFRDIAILAEDTLEDLHNAIFNSFGFDGMEVASFYTCDDTWTQEDEIPMFDTGDIPGEQKTMSDYQLSDILDQENTKIIYVYDFINMWTFLVELAAIEEVVAGNTYPETLFSVGEMPAEAMEKHFIAEDDEDEYNEFEDDLDEEDLDMFEGDDSFEDYGFEENWN, encoded by the coding sequence ATGGTTTATAAATTTAGAGTGATTCTCGATACCGAAGAGGATATTTTTAGAGATATTGCAATACTTGCCGAAGATACTTTAGAGGATTTACACAATGCCATCTTCAATTCTTTTGGGTTTGACGGTATGGAAGTAGCTTCTTTTTATACTTGTGACGACACTTGGACCCAAGAAGATGAGATCCCAATGTTTGATACCGGTGACATTCCCGGAGAACAAAAAACGATGAGTGATTATCAGCTTTCGGATATTTTGGATCAAGAAAATACCAAAATTATTTACGTTTACGATTTCATCAATATGTGGACATTCCTTGTAGAACTTGCCGCTATCGAAGAGGTTGTTGCCGGAAATACCTATCCCGAAACACTTTTCTCAGTAGGTGAAATGCCCGCTGAAGCTATGGAAAAACACTTCATCGCAGAGGACGACGAGGACGAATACAATGAATTTGAAGATGATCTTGACGAAGAGGACCTTGATATGTTCGAAGGAGACGATAGTTTTGAAGACTACGGCTTTGAGGAGAATTGGAATTAA